The Lycium barbarum isolate Lr01 chromosome 10, ASM1917538v2, whole genome shotgun sequence genome includes a region encoding these proteins:
- the LOC132614801 gene encoding uncharacterized protein LOC132614801, which yields MQISITMNTQWISPSHIYFPQTLRPTTKIQPFSSKPNSTTHISQKIESLPFHVNSITSTSNPFIKHCLKLRQSSSYRHSHASVLVVGSTPIREIYSFQERVQERPITLDCLLVLDEAHIPEDLNLQLVRLVRISSAVMKKLSGLQSIDSIEMIALMKIPSTFHSVDDEFLEEDCIRWFQNAHRVLVLDGIQDPGNLGTLLRSAMAFGWGGAFLLPGCCDPFNDKALRASRGASFQLTLVSGGWPHLHTLRNHFNMKMLAGHPANDESPGRISGLTRDFADSLADKNLCLVLGSEGGGLSEKSKDASELVSIPMAGEFESLNVSVAGGIFLYMLQPENHKSLSSA from the exons ATGCAAATTTCCATTACCATGAACACTCAGTGGATATCTCCTTCCCATATATATTTCCCACAAACTTTAAGACCCACAACCAAAATTCAACCATTTAGCTCAAAACCAAATTCTACAACTCATATCTCTCAAAAAATTGAATCTTTACCTTTTCATGTGAATTCCATAACTAGTACTTCAAACCCTTTTATCAAACACTGCCTTAAACTTCGTCAAAGCTCTTCTTATCGCCACTCTCATGCTTCTGTTCTTGTTGTCGGTTCTACCCCTATTAG GGAAATATATAGTTTTCAAGAAAGAGTACAAGAGAGACCTATTACATTAGACTGCTTACTGGTGCTTGATGAAGCTCATATACCCGAAGACCTAAATCTTCAATTAGTTCGCCTTGTCCGCATCAGTTCAGCGGTGATGAAAAAACTCTCTGGTTTACAGTCAATTGATTCTATTGAAATGATTGCATTAATGAAAATTCCCTCAACATTTCACAGTGTTGATGATGAGTTTCTAGAAGAAGACTGCATTAGGTGGTTCCAAAATGCTCATCGAGTTCTAGTTCTTGATGGAATCCAG GACCCTGGTAATCTTGGCACATTACTTAGATCAGCGATGGCATTTGGATGG GGTGGCGCCTTTCTGCTTCCTGGCTGTTGCGATCCATTCAATGATAAGGCGCTTAGAGCTAGTCGAGGAGCTTCCTTTCAACTCACGTTAGTCTCCGGTGGTTGGCCCCATTTGCATACTCTAAGAAACCATTTTAACATGAAGATGCTGGCGGGTCACCCTGCAAACGATGAAAGCCCGGGCAGAATTTCTGGGCTCACCCGAGACTTTGCAGATTCTTTAGCAGATAAGAATTTGTGTTTGGTTTTGGGCAGCGAAGGAGGTGGCCTTTCCGAGAAATCTAAGGATGCAAGTGAGCTTGTGAGTATTCCGATGGCGGGAGAATTCGAGTCTCTCAACGTTTCAGTAGCTGGTGGAATATTCTTGTACATGTTACAACCTGAAAACCATAAATCTTTAAGCTCTGCTTGA
- the LOC132615089 gene encoding deSI-like protein At4g17486 isoform X1 — MLCRMKRKRKSGVVPVYLNVYDLTPINGYAYWFGLGVYHSGVQVHGVEYAFGAHEHPTTGIFEVEPKQCPGFMFRKSILIGRTDLGSKEVRAFMEKLAEEYVGNSYNLITKNCNHFCTDVCVRLTGKPIPRWVNRLARLGFLCNCVLPASLNETKVRHIKAEDTTIEKKKLRSHSSRFIASSNAPSLPTRPSGSASSSRQRSRHPPAVPLIRSTSPSVLKL, encoded by the exons atgttGTGTCGaatgaagaggaagaggaagagtgGGGTTGTTCCTGTATACCTGAATGTATATGATCTGACACCCATCAATGGATATGCTTACTGGTTTGGCCTTGGTGTTTATCATTCTGGGGTTCAAG TTCATGGAGTTGAATATGCATTTGGTGCTCATGAGCATCCGACTACTGGGATATTTGAAGTGGAACCGAAGCAATGCCCTGGTTTCATGTTTAGAAAATCGATTCTTATAGGGAGAACAGACTTGGGTTCAAAAGAGGTACGTGCATTTATGGAGAAACTGGCAGAGGAGTATGTTGGCAACTCCTACAATCTAATCACAAAGAACTGCAACCATTTCTGCACTGATGTATGCGTTCGTTTAACAGGGAAGCCAATCCCTCGATGGGTGAATCGACTCGCCCGACTTG GCTTTCTGTGCAATTGTGTTCTCCCAGCCAGTTTGAATGAAACAAAAGTCCGGCATATTAAGGCAGAAGATACGACCATCGAGAAGAAAAAACTACGAAGCCATTCAAGTAGGTTTATAGCCTCGTCTAATGCACCTAGTTTGCCCACTCGTCCTTCAGGATCCGCATCAAGTAGTAGACAACGAAGTCGTCATCCTCCAGCTGTTCCCTTGATTCGTTCAACCTCACCATCAGTATTGAAGCTTTAG
- the LOC132615089 gene encoding deSI-like protein At4g17486 isoform X2 encodes MLCRMKRKRKSGVVPVYLNVYDLTPINGYAYWFGLGVYHSGVQVHGVEYAFGAHEHPTTGIFEVEPKQCPGFMFRKSILIGRTDLGSKEGSQSLDG; translated from the exons atgttGTGTCGaatgaagaggaagaggaagagtgGGGTTGTTCCTGTATACCTGAATGTATATGATCTGACACCCATCAATGGATATGCTTACTGGTTTGGCCTTGGTGTTTATCATTCTGGGGTTCAAG TTCATGGAGTTGAATATGCATTTGGTGCTCATGAGCATCCGACTACTGGGATATTTGAAGTGGAACCGAAGCAATGCCCTGGTTTCATGTTTAGAAAATCGATTCTTATAGGGAGAACAGACTTGGGTTCAAAAGAG GGAAGCCAATCCCTCGATGGGTGA